A single Colias croceus chromosome 10, ilColCroc2.1 DNA region contains:
- the LOC123695009 gene encoding protein artichoke, producing the protein MWILLLLFMPVVWSQQPWVPCSELNDDLRYPCRCKVQVDRALQLRILMNCDHVVFSGDFPPLPYGAPIVAFSQRWAGQQSLPTQIFSSYGLPMKELDFSHNSLRRLPDRLVSGIKGNLTKLVLADNLLGDNLNPIFSTAELHNLPALEELDLSGNNIRGLEEGLLIGCNVMKILRLDRNNMISVPSSSLNGPLSLKLLSLRENRIALIRQASFVSQKTLEEIDLHGNMISSIEGGAFISLNDLQTLDLGRNKLSKFNSDVFQGIQNLEKLDLSENFITDFPTVALKSFTALKHLNLSSNMITNLDSSHLNSLSSLQVLDLSRNNLVKLSPGTFVGLSDLRYLDIGVNSLRTVEDDAFDGLVNLQTLLLRDNNILLIPATALSRLPSLTSVHLGFNRVTALSSDILRAVSDRINSLVLSRNVIRELPPAAFDHFKNLQHLDLSGNLLNSISADVFSGLEVTLEFLSLSQNRILGFTGQQLKFVSLWYLDISGNQISEVPVNAFESIPSLSHLNMSHNLHMSVLPQNVFNRNDALLVVDISNVGLKALPVNLFSKNQNLERIYLSNNNLQEISEGTFKNLKNLTHLDLSYNNIVTIRTPAFVNVMSIQFLSLKGNQLNAFKGEFFNTGTSLEVIDISDNQLSYLFPSSFKIHPRLREIILTNNKFNFFPSELISTLQYLELVDLSGNALKNVDELDFARLPKLRTILLARNELETVSEMAFHNSSQIQTLDLSYNKIDRLGDRLFEGLIRLETLNLAGNLLYELPDNIFDRSRLHMLECIVLSHNLFEQAPLKALQKQYFFVSSVDLSYNNIVDIPAEDSVMVNIKKLDLSFNPLSEKSVMSVLTEPKTVRDLNLAGTGMQTVGQLETPFLYRLNLSYNNITKLSEKTFTRTTLLESLDISHNQIVDVSNSLAISWPKLKNLQLLNISDNPIVMILEGNFEGLSSLRVLDVRRLEKCTKIEKNAFRTLSNLVELRAYDYPRLGYFDVPGALQFFEALEKLDVEFKDTNIGPDQLHSTLHPRLEELGIRGSRLKTVSSGVLAGLKAPAITVRFRNTSMTNLPPALLFPLPRSSQITIDIGGSQLSTIQPQLLVALDDRRADLSMFGLDTNPIRCDCNARALRRWLPTVGIEDVRCDSPEHLSGFLLIEIGDDELSCDTRKRTTATSSSTSLSTTFPPRLVHRTSAEPDIIWSVAPSHERSKNAGEPKGAPVLGVATSNNDDNLIIGIVGGVVAFIAILIVAICIVRLRMSSTSYRGGPLANSPGAGAAPLWGAAWPGYAGTLPPPSLSTATLPHKMQSGPGSVRYLAPPPPAPYFISMPPHEDKIYR; encoded by the exons ATGTGGATACTCCTCCTCCTTTTCATGCCGGTGGTGTGGAGCCAGCAGCCCTGGGTGCCGTGTTCAGAGCTCAACGACGACCTGCGCTACCCCTGCCGGTGTAAGGTCCAGGTGGACAGAGCACTTCAACTGAGGATATTAATGAACTGCGACCATGTGGTCTTTTCTGGAGACTTTCCTCCGTTGCCGTATGGCGCGCCTATAGTGGCGTTCAGTCAGCGGTGGGCTGGACAGCAGTCCTTGCCAACGCag atattttcctCCTACGGATTGCCGATGAAAGAGCTAGACTTCTCTCACAACAGTCTCCGTAGACTACCAGACCGGCTGGTATCTGGCATCAAGGGTAATCTAACCAAGTTGGTGCTCGCCGACAACCTCCTGGGAGATAACCTCAACCCAATATTTTCCACCGCGGAACTACATAATTTGCCAGCTTTGGAAGAACTCGATTTGAGCGGGAATAATATAAGAGGCTTGGAAGAAGGCTTGCTAATTGGATGCAATGTGATGAAG ATATTACGCCTCGACCGTAACAATATGATCTCCGTTCCATCTTCCTCTCTCAACGGGCCGCTTTCATTAAAACTTCTTTCGCTCAGGGAAAATAGAATAG CTCTGATCCGCCAAGCATCGTTCGTTTCACAGAAGACACTCGAAGAAATAGATTTACACGGGAATATGATTTCGAGCATCGAAGGCGGCGCCTTTATTAGTTTAAACGACCTTCAAACTTTAGATTTAGGCCGTAACAAGCTCTCCAAGTTCAATAGCGACGTGTTTCAGGGCATACAAAACTTGGAGAAGTTGGACCTTTCTGAGAACTTTATAACTGACTTCCCAACTGTCGCCCTCAAATCCTTTACGGCTCTCAAACACTTAAACCTGTCTAGTAATATGATCACG AATTTGGACAGCAGTCACTTAAACTCACTTTCATCGCTGCAAGTGCTTGACTTGAGCCGGAACAATCTCGTGAAGCTGTCTCCGGGTACTTTCGTCGGTTTAAGCGATCTGCGCTATTTGGATATCGGAGTTAACTCGCTGAGAAcc gTGGAGGACGACGCTTTCGACGGATTAGTTAATCTGCAAACTTTGTTGTTGAGAGATAACAATATCCTACTCATCCCGGCCACGGCTTTGTCTCGGTTGCCAAGTCTTACGTCAGTTCATCTCGGCTTCAACAGGGTCACTGCGCTATCGAGCGATATTCTTCGAGCCGTCTCAGATAGAATCAATTCATTAGTCCTATCTAGAAACGTTATTCGCGAACTACCCCCCGCAGCGTTCGATCACTTCAAAAACCTTCAGCACTTAGACCTCTCCGGAAATCTCCTGAACTCAATATCGGCAGATGTGTTCAGCGGATTGGAAGTAACGCTCGAATTTTTGTCACTAAGCCAGAATAGGATTTTAGGCTTCACGGGACAACAGCTGAAGTTCGTTAGCTTGTGGTACCTGGATATATCCGGAAATCAGATCTCCGAAGTGCCGGTGAATGCATTCGAGTCGATCCCGAGTTTGTCGCACTTAAACATGAGCCATAATTTACACATGAGTGTGCTCCCGCAAAACGTTTTCAACCGCAACGATGCTTTATTGGTAGTTGATATAAGTAATGTTGGATTAAAAGCACTGCCAGTAAATTTGTTCTCGAAAAACCAAAACTTGGAAAGAATTTATctctcaaataataatttacaagaaataTCTGAAGGGAcgtttaaaaacttaaaaaatctCACTCATTTAGATTTGTCTTATAACAATATTGTTACGATCAGAACTCCCGCTTTTGTTAATGTAATgtctatacaatttttatctttaaaggGCAATCAATTAAATGCATTCAAGGGTGAATTTTTCAACACGGGCACAAGCTTGGAAGTCATAGATATATCGGATAAtcaattaagttatttattccCATCTTCGTTCAAAATACACCCACGCTTGCGAGAAATTATAttgacaaataataaatttaatttcttccCTTCGGAACTTATAAGTACTCTGCAATATTTAGAATTAGTCGATTTATCGGGAAACGCTTTGAAAAATGTTGATGAGTTAGACTTCGCCCGACTTCCGAAGTTAAGAACTATTTTATTAGCGCGTAACGAACTCGAGACTGTGAGTGAAATGGCTTTCCATAATTCAAGCCAAATACAGACTCTAGATCTATCTTATAATAAGATAGATCGATTGGGCGATAGACTTTTTGAAGGATTGATTAGGCTGGAAACATTAAACTTGGCCGGTAATCTTTTATACGAACTGCCAGACAATATTTTTGATAGATCGAGACTCCATATGTTAGAGTGTATTGTCCTCAGTCATAACTTGTTTGAACAAGCTCCTTTGAAGGCATTACAGAAACAATACTTTTTTGTTTCTTCTGTGGACTTgtcgtataataatattgttgatATACCAGCTGAAGATAGTGTTATGGTAAATATAAAGAAGTTGGATTTATCATTCAACCCCTTGTCAGAAAAATCTGTTATGAGTGTTTTGACCGAACCAAAGACGGTAAGAGACCTTAATTTAGCAGGAACCGGTATGCAGACCGTAGGTCAGCTTGAgacaccatttttgtatagaCTCAACTTGTCctacaataatattacaaaattatctGAGAAAACATTCACACGAACTACACTATTAGAATCGCTAGATATTTCCCACAATCAAATTGTAGATGTATCGAATTCTCTAGCGATTTCTTGGCCAAAACTTAAGAATCTACAACTGCTCAATATTTCAGATAATCCTATTGTAATGATACTTGAAGGAAATTTCGAAGGCTTATCTTCTCTACGCGTATTAGATGTAAGGCGTTTAGAAAAGTGTACTAAAATTGAAAAGAATGCTTTTAGAACTTTATCGAATTTAGTTGAACTTCGAGCTTACGATTATCCTAGATTAGGGTACTTTGATGTTCCAGGCGCATTACAATTTTTCGAAGCACTAGAAAAGTTAGATGTTGAATTTAAAGATACAAATATTGGACCTGATCAACTTCATTCTACTCTACACCCACGTTTAGAAGAACTTGGCATTAGAGGATCCCGTCTTAAAACAGTATCATCTGGAGTGTTAGCTGGTTTGAAAGCTCCTGCAATTACAGTTAGGTTCCGGAATACTTCAATGACAAATCTGCCTCCAGCGCTGCTGTTTCCATTGCCAAGATCATCACAAATTACCATCGATATAGGCGGTAGCCAGTTATCAACAATACAACCCCAGTTGTTAGTTGCACTTGATGATAGACGAGCTGATTTATCTATGTTTGGTTTAGACACAAATCCCATTCGCTGCGATTGTAACGCGAGAGCACTTCGTAGATGGTTACCAACTGTTGGGATTGAAGATGTGCGTTGTGATTCACCCGAGCACTTATCCGGATTCCTTCTTATAGAAATAGGAGACGATGAACTATCATGTGACACTCGAAAGCGAACCACTGCAACTTCATCTAGCACTAGCTTATCTACAACATTTCCCCCGCGTCTAGTTCATCGAACTTCGGCGGAACCAGATATTATTTGGTCAGTTGCTCCATCGCACGAACGATCTAAAAATGCAGGAGAGCCGAAAGGAGCACCTGTTCTTGGCGTGGCGACATCAAACAATGATGATAATTTGATTATTGGTATCGTTGGGGGAGTTGTTGCATTTATTGCTATTTTGATAGTAGCAATATGTATAGTTCGCTTACGTATGTCAAGTACATCATACAGAGGTGGTCCATTAGCTAACAGTCCGGGTGCTGGCGCTGCCCCGTTATGGGGAGCTGCTTGGCCCGGTTATGCCGGTACTTTGCCTCCTCCCTCGTTATCAACAGCTACGTTGCCTCATAAAATGCAGTCAGGTCCTGGATCAGTTCGGTATCTAGCGCCACCACCACCAGCGCCTTACTTTATAAGCATGCCACCACATGAAGATAAGATCTATCGGtag